In Mycolicibacterium alvei, a single window of DNA contains:
- a CDS encoding TIGR03619 family F420-dependent LLM class oxidoreductase encodes MFPMRAVKHWNRWSEGAAIGDIARLVEEAGFDGFAMSEHPYPDKQWLAHGGHHAFDPFVSLSFAAAATTRIRVMTYILVSGYRSPYLTAKGAASLDLLSGGRFTLGTGAGYLKSEFEALGADFGHRGALLDEAIAAWRATWAGIDHDGPAFGANGHIALPPPLTPGGPPVWIGGNSTAAQRRVVETADGWMPMAASGEMAAITRARPLEDIGTLSEWIGSVNKRRAELDRGPADVSFVPFEGDLLASGDCAAFSSAVQPKLDAYAEAGVTWITIEPASRSFSDFRTDIDVLASQLIDR; translated from the coding sequence ATGTTCCCGATGCGGGCGGTCAAGCATTGGAATCGGTGGTCCGAGGGCGCCGCCATCGGCGATATCGCGCGGCTGGTCGAAGAGGCCGGCTTCGACGGTTTCGCGATGTCGGAGCACCCCTACCCCGACAAGCAGTGGTTGGCCCACGGTGGCCACCACGCGTTCGACCCGTTCGTATCGCTGAGTTTCGCCGCTGCCGCAACCACCCGCATCCGGGTGATGACCTACATCCTGGTGTCGGGTTACCGCAGCCCGTATCTCACAGCCAAGGGCGCCGCGAGTCTGGACCTGCTGTCCGGCGGCCGTTTCACCCTGGGCACCGGAGCCGGCTACCTGAAGTCCGAATTCGAAGCACTGGGGGCCGATTTCGGTCACCGCGGCGCACTGCTGGACGAGGCGATCGCCGCGTGGCGAGCCACTTGGGCGGGCATCGATCATGACGGCCCGGCGTTCGGCGCGAACGGCCACATCGCCCTGCCGCCCCCACTGACTCCTGGCGGTCCCCCGGTGTGGATCGGCGGCAACAGCACCGCCGCACAGCGTCGCGTCGTCGAGACCGCCGACGGGTGGATGCCGATGGCTGCCTCGGGCGAGATGGCCGCCATTACCCGGGCCCGCCCGCTGGAAGACATTGGGACGTTAAGTGAATGGATAGGTTCGGTGAACAAGAGACGGGCCGAGCTCGACCGTGGCCCGGCCGATGTGTCGTTCGTGCCGTTCGAGGGCGACCTGCTCGCCAGCGGCGACTGCGCGGCATTCTCGTCTGCGGTGCAGCCCAAGCTGGACGCTTACGCAGAGGCGGGCGTCACATGGATCACCATCGAGCCGGCCAGCCGGAGTTTCAGCGACTTCCGCACCGATATCGACGTGCTGGCGTCGCAGCTGATCGACCGCTGA
- a CDS encoding alpha/beta fold hydrolase, translating into MTLPALVLVHGGEHAADCWELTITELRCQEPGLRVLAVDLPGHGNKPGDLATATIGEWVDSVVADIEEADLGDIVIVGHSMAGVTVPGVVAKLGASQVREMVLATAFVPRQGQAIVDTLSGPLAFFARRAARTGNPVKVPRLAAQYAFCNGMTRAQRKFTMSRLYAESARIPAEPVDRSGLPDEVPRTWILTTHDRALSLNSQRASIAALGGVQDVIPVDACHDVMISHPERMARILIDRCRLRGEG; encoded by the coding sequence GTGACTCTGCCCGCCCTCGTCCTCGTCCACGGCGGAGAGCACGCTGCCGACTGCTGGGAGCTGACGATTACCGAGTTGCGCTGCCAGGAACCAGGATTGCGCGTCCTCGCGGTAGACCTGCCAGGCCATGGCAATAAGCCCGGAGATCTCGCCACCGCCACCATTGGTGAGTGGGTGGATTCGGTCGTCGCCGACATCGAGGAAGCGGATCTGGGTGACATCGTGATCGTCGGTCACTCGATGGCCGGCGTCACCGTGCCCGGCGTGGTGGCGAAGCTGGGTGCGTCACAGGTGCGGGAGATGGTCCTGGCCACCGCGTTCGTGCCGCGGCAAGGCCAGGCGATCGTGGATACCCTCAGCGGCCCCTTGGCGTTCTTCGCCCGACGTGCCGCCAGAACGGGCAACCCGGTGAAGGTGCCACGGTTGGCGGCGCAATACGCCTTCTGCAATGGCATGACACGCGCACAACGCAAGTTCACGATGTCGCGGCTCTACGCGGAGTCGGCCCGGATTCCTGCCGAACCCGTCGACCGCAGCGGACTCCCCGACGAGGTGCCGCGCACGTGGATTCTGACCACCCATGATCGGGCGCTGTCGCTGAATTCCCAGCGGGCCAGCATCGCAGCACTCGGTGGGGTGCAGGACGTGATCCCCGTCGATGCCTGCCACGATGTGATGATCAGTCACCCGGAACGGATGGCACGCATACTCATCGATCGGTGCCGGCTGAGAGGAGAAGGGTGA
- a CDS encoding thioesterase family protein, which yields MPSCFFVTDGDSYVPTPLARGPWGPSLSGHYVGGLLGRAVEQEINDADTDLQPARLTVDLLRPVALSPLQVHSSVVRDGRRLRLVDAVMTQNDVLVARASALFLRHSEHTTDTVWTTPMTMPEIPAELDMPNDDHLMLFHSYGRDPVAGSPGVGGDEWSHGGQKFAWVRETKSLVDAEPLSPFTRAAMAGDVTSSITHWGADGLQFINADYTLTLSRLPEGPYIGLAAVTHYGHAGVGTGVATLFDKAGPIGSGVATALVNPGFTPPSSLVSP from the coding sequence GTGCCGAGTTGTTTCTTCGTCACCGACGGCGATAGTTATGTACCAACCCCTTTGGCGCGCGGGCCATGGGGTCCATCACTCAGTGGTCACTACGTAGGCGGGTTGCTCGGGCGCGCGGTCGAGCAGGAAATCAACGACGCCGATACTGATCTCCAGCCCGCCCGGCTGACGGTCGACCTGCTCAGACCCGTCGCGCTGTCACCCCTGCAGGTGCATTCATCGGTAGTGCGTGACGGACGCCGACTTCGGCTCGTCGACGCGGTGATGACTCAGAACGACGTCTTGGTGGCACGGGCCAGCGCCTTGTTCCTCCGCCACAGCGAGCACACCACAGACACGGTGTGGACAACGCCCATGACGATGCCCGAGATCCCTGCGGAACTCGACATGCCGAACGACGACCACCTCATGCTGTTCCACTCCTACGGCCGCGATCCGGTTGCGGGCAGTCCGGGTGTCGGGGGCGACGAGTGGAGTCACGGCGGACAGAAGTTCGCCTGGGTGCGGGAGACCAAGTCGCTCGTCGACGCCGAGCCGCTGTCCCCTTTCACGCGCGCCGCGATGGCCGGGGACGTAACCAGCTCGATCACCCATTGGGGTGCCGACGGACTGCAGTTCATCAACGCCGACTACACCCTCACGCTCAGCCGGTTGCCAGAAGGTCCCTACATTGGTTTGGCGGCGGTGACGCACTACGGCCATGCCGGGGTCGGCACCGGCGTCGCCACGCTGTTCGACAAGGCGGGGCCCATCGGCAGCGGCGTGGCAACAGCGTTGGTGAACCCCGGATTCACGCCACCGTCCTCACTGGTGTCGCCCTGA
- a CDS encoding acyl-CoA dehydrogenase family protein — translation MLRDTVRRFMDAHVHPLEEKLDHDTVGLPREQLVELQSKARELGLWALQTPEQYGGAGLSVLGQVVVAEEAAKCRMGAFFPALGAFGGNPPNIMFKASAEQFEKYARPIIDGTMSKAYTAITEASGGSDPARAIKLKAVRDGDTYVLDGSKMWISHAPGADWGVVYARTGEGRQGISAFILEKDTTGVTFSRIPVMASFAPYELHFDNVLLAADQLIGAEGQGFSLASDFLIHGRILYAAGPIGIAQSALDLACQWAKDRDVFGGRLADKQGVQWMLVDSEVELRAARLLMYQAAWNADLGRNVRVDASVAKMYGTEVAYKVVDRCIQLHGALGISAELPLERWFRDLRVKRLGEGATEVQREVIARSLLR, via the coding sequence ATGCTGCGCGATACCGTGCGGCGGTTCATGGATGCGCACGTGCATCCGCTCGAGGAGAAACTCGACCACGACACAGTCGGACTGCCCCGTGAGCAACTGGTCGAGTTGCAGTCGAAGGCCCGCGAACTCGGACTGTGGGCTCTGCAGACACCTGAGCAATATGGTGGCGCCGGCCTGAGCGTGCTCGGCCAGGTGGTGGTCGCCGAGGAAGCCGCGAAATGCCGGATGGGAGCGTTCTTCCCAGCGCTCGGCGCATTCGGGGGTAACCCACCCAATATCATGTTCAAGGCCTCGGCCGAGCAGTTCGAGAAGTACGCCCGGCCGATCATCGACGGCACTATGTCGAAGGCGTACACCGCGATTACCGAAGCCTCCGGCGGATCCGATCCGGCTCGGGCGATCAAGCTCAAAGCGGTCCGAGATGGCGATACGTATGTGCTCGACGGCTCCAAGATGTGGATCTCGCACGCGCCCGGCGCCGACTGGGGGGTCGTGTACGCCCGCACCGGCGAAGGCCGCCAAGGCATCTCGGCATTCATCCTGGAGAAGGACACCACCGGAGTCACGTTCAGCCGCATCCCGGTGATGGCTTCCTTCGCCCCCTACGAACTGCACTTCGACAACGTGCTGTTGGCGGCGGATCAACTGATCGGCGCAGAGGGCCAAGGTTTTTCGCTGGCGAGTGATTTCCTCATCCACGGCCGCATCCTTTACGCTGCCGGACCGATCGGGATCGCGCAGAGCGCGCTGGACCTGGCCTGCCAGTGGGCCAAGGACCGTGACGTGTTCGGCGGCAGGCTGGCCGACAAGCAGGGTGTGCAGTGGATGCTGGTGGACAGCGAGGTCGAACTGCGCGCCGCCCGGCTGTTGATGTACCAAGCCGCCTGGAATGCCGACCTGGGCCGCAATGTCCGGGTGGACGCGTCGGTGGCCAAGATGTACGGCACTGAGGTGGCCTACAAGGTCGTTGATCGGTGTATCCAGCTTCATGGCGCCCTGGGCATTTCCGCGGAGTTGCCACTGGAGCGCTGGTTCCGTGACCTGCGGGTCAAGCGACTCGGCGAGGGCGCCACCGAGGTCCAGCGCGAGGTCATTGCCCGATCACTGTTGAGATAG